In one window of Dehalobacter sp. DNA:
- a CDS encoding FkbM family methyltransferase, translated as MNIQQYNNQEKQGNLYPLDLQFQRMMQEIGAQPEEQIRLRLNLLYKALPDRIQKILEDYFKKYGFWGTLNISAGDDGVLANRAKALHDHYEDFLWLYQRLADYRSRLVLFAFVNNWYSFDTETLRVVKETLYKSYFDMDIMKCGSEEVMVDLGAYTGDTVKDYISVYGANYKRFYCYEISPRTMQMLQENLKGYENIVYCQKGASDHPGRMYIQEHAADISANVLTDQGSIAVEAVTIDQDIQEPVTLIKMDIEGSEQQALRGAAAKIKESKPKLALSLYHNNEDVWKIPRMVEEICPGYTFYLRYHGENLSPTELTLLAVWENAEEKA; from the coding sequence GTGAATATTCAACAATATAATAATCAAGAAAAGCAAGGGAATCTTTATCCTTTGGATCTGCAATTCCAGCGGATGATGCAGGAAATCGGCGCTCAACCCGAAGAGCAGATCCGGCTGCGGCTGAATCTTCTTTATAAAGCCCTGCCGGACCGCATTCAAAAAATTCTGGAGGACTATTTCAAAAAATATGGCTTCTGGGGAACGCTGAACATATCTGCCGGCGATGACGGTGTTTTGGCTAACCGGGCCAAAGCCCTGCATGATCATTATGAGGATTTCTTGTGGCTCTACCAGCGATTGGCGGACTACCGCTCCCGGCTGGTGCTTTTTGCTTTCGTAAACAACTGGTACAGCTTTGATACGGAAACACTCCGGGTGGTTAAGGAAACTTTATATAAAAGTTATTTTGACATGGATATCATGAAATGCGGATCGGAAGAAGTGATGGTCGATCTGGGTGCCTATACCGGCGATACGGTTAAAGATTATATTTCAGTCTATGGTGCAAATTATAAACGTTTCTATTGTTATGAAATCTCACCCCGTACGATGCAAATGCTCCAGGAAAATTTGAAAGGCTACGAGAACATTGTTTATTGCCAAAAGGGAGCCTCAGATCACCCCGGCCGCATGTATATTCAGGAGCATGCAGCGGATATTTCCGCCAACGTTCTTACCGATCAAGGCTCTATAGCTGTAGAAGCCGTAACCATCGATCAGGATATTCAGGAACCGGTCACCCTGATTAAGATGGATATTGAAGGTTCAGAGCAGCAGGCCTTGCGAGGAGCGGCCGCCAAAATTAAAGAAAGCAAGCCGAAGCTTGCTCTGTCTCTTTATCATAATAATGAAGATGTCTGGAAAATCCCCCGTATGGTGGAGGAAATTTGTCCCGGCTATACCTTCTATCTGAGGTATCACGGGGAGAATCTCAGTCCCACCGAACTGACTCTATTGGCTGTCTGGGAAAACGCCGAGGAAAAAGCCTAA
- a CDS encoding UbiX family flavin prenyltransferase: protein MRIIVGISGATGGIYGIRILEELKKQGVEIHLVISKWGKETILQETKYSLEQVRSLAEFIYDEDSLGAPISSGSFKNEGMIIAPCSMKTLSGIANGYTGGLLIRAADVAIKEKRRVVLLTRETPLSPIHLENMLKLAQIGVTIMPPVPAFYTHPQTIDEMIAQTTGRVLDQYGLETSNLKRWS, encoded by the coding sequence GAATAAGCGGCGCCACCGGCGGGATTTATGGGATAAGGATCTTGGAGGAGCTGAAAAAACAGGGAGTGGAGATACACCTGGTTATCAGCAAATGGGGCAAGGAAACAATTTTGCAGGAGACGAAATATTCTCTGGAGCAGGTCAGAAGTTTGGCTGAATTTATTTATGATGAGGACAGTCTTGGAGCCCCGATTTCCAGCGGATCCTTTAAAAACGAAGGTATGATCATAGCCCCTTGCAGTATGAAGACCCTTTCGGGTATAGCCAATGGTTATACCGGAGGGCTTTTGATCAGAGCAGCCGATGTGGCAATCAAAGAAAAACGCCGGGTGGTGCTATTGACTCGAGAAACCCCCTTAAGCCCGATTCATCTGGAAAATATGTTGAAGCTGGCACAGATCGGGGTAACGATTATGCCGCCGGTTCCCGCTTTTTACACACATCCTCAAACCATTGATGAAATGATTGCCCAAACAACCGGGCGGGTCTTGGATCAATATGGACTGGAGACAAGCAATTTAAAAAGGTGGTCATAA
- a CDS encoding SLC13 family permease gives MKGNLKRVLVFFMLIGVVNYLLIFKTDLSREAILSLDVFFLAVFLWSTEIIHPTLTALLIFCLLPIFKILPLEDTFMVMGNPIIWRLLGIFVMTKGMEATGLAQRIALRILNMAKGNLYYLLLMMELITFIFVFLVPAAAARTAILASVCLGLVQKLDNGRDRNFSKAASIIIAVTSMVTSNTIIVGASATIYAIGYLEKNLHYKVTYLSWLQSNLPPNLLALIVIYVVIVKFFPFNGKMKGKDEIFKGELQGLGPMSPAQWKMVIYLGLLLSAWLIGLDYSLPVEFMAGTLLFLPGIGVLDRKESFKALDWESIILFGSGLAMAESLNKTGGINYLVQNLGGLSGLNEITAIIGIVLITVVVRLGMANMTGVVATLLPVFTSLSFALGFNPVWACTVCIMASSLGILVPSQSMSMLTTYSYGYYTSKDMFKTGILVILGYGLIIMATSHFYWPYLGLHALP, from the coding sequence ATGAAAGGCAACCTGAAAAGAGTGTTGGTTTTCTTTATGCTAATAGGGGTAGTTAATTATCTTCTCATTTTTAAGACCGATTTGAGCAGGGAAGCTATTTTAAGCCTTGACGTCTTCTTTTTAGCTGTTTTCTTATGGTCTACGGAGATAATTCATCCGACGTTGACTGCGCTGCTTATTTTTTGTTTACTGCCTATTTTTAAAATTCTCCCTTTGGAAGATACATTCATGGTGATGGGCAACCCTATTATCTGGCGGCTTTTAGGGATATTTGTGATGACAAAAGGGATGGAGGCTACGGGTTTAGCTCAGCGGATCGCTCTCAGGATACTCAATATGGCTAAAGGGAATCTTTATTATCTTCTCTTAATGATGGAATTGATCACATTCATTTTCGTTTTTCTTGTTCCGGCTGCGGCAGCCCGTACTGCTATCTTAGCTTCAGTTTGCCTTGGCTTGGTGCAAAAGCTGGATAACGGCCGGGACCGCAATTTTTCTAAAGCAGCCTCCATTATCATTGCCGTTACTTCGATGGTGACTTCCAATACAATTATTGTAGGGGCTTCAGCTACGATCTATGCCATCGGTTACCTGGAAAAGAATTTGCATTATAAAGTGACCTATCTTTCCTGGCTGCAATCTAATTTGCCTCCAAATCTTTTGGCCCTCATTGTCATTTATGTTGTGATTGTGAAGTTTTTTCCTTTTAACGGCAAAATGAAGGGAAAAGACGAGATATTTAAAGGGGAGTTGCAGGGTTTAGGACCAATGAGCCCGGCTCAGTGGAAAATGGTTATTTATTTAGGACTTCTTTTATCTGCTTGGCTGATAGGCTTGGATTATTCCCTGCCGGTAGAATTTATGGCCGGCACGCTGCTCTTTTTACCGGGGATTGGCGTGTTGGACCGTAAGGAGTCTTTCAAGGCCTTGGATTGGGAATCGATTATTCTCTTTGGCTCAGGCCTGGCTATGGCTGAATCGCTGAATAAAACCGGCGGAATCAACTACCTGGTACAAAATCTCGGTGGCCTTTCGGGGCTAAATGAGATTACAGCAATCATCGGTATTGTTCTGATAACTGTGGTCGTAAGGTTAGGGATGGCCAACATGACCGGGGTTGTAGCTACTTTACTGCCGGTATTTACTTCACTGTCCTTTGCCCTGGGTTTTAATCCCGTTTGGGCTTGTACAGTCTGCATTATGGCCAGCAGCCTGGGCATTCTGGTCCCTTCTCAGTCCATGTCTATGCTTACTACATATTCCTATGGCTATTACACTTCCAAGGATATGTTCAAAACAGGGATCCTGGTAATCCTGGGCTATGGGCTGATTATAATGGCAACGTCCCATTTTTATTGGCCTTATCTGGGCTTACATGCGTTGCCGTAA